The Amycolatopsis japonica nucleotide sequence ACGTTGCCGAGCCTGCCGAGGATCCAGCGGTCGGCCTCGGTGAGTTCGGCGGCCGGGGGCAGCGGGGCGTTCGCGTCCGCGCCGTTCATCATCGCGAACTTGGTGGCGTTCCAGAGCTTCGTGGTGAAGTTCCGGGAGCCGGCGACCCACTCCTCGCCGATCGGCACGTCGGTGCCCGGGTTCGCGCCCCGCGTGAGGGTGAAGCGCAGCGCGTCGGTGCCGTATTTGTCCATCCACTCGATGGGGTCGACGCCGTTGCCCGCGGTCTTCGACATCTTCTTGCCGAACTGGTCGCGGACCATGCCGTGCAGCGCGATGGTCTTGAACGGCGCCTCGCCGGTGGCGTAGAGGCCGAACATCATCATCCGCACGACCCAGAAGAACAGGATGTCGTAGCCGGTGACCAGCACCGACGTCGGATAGAACTTGTTCAGGTCCGGGGTCTTCTCCGGCCAGCCGAGGGTGGAGAACGGCCACAGGCCCGAGGAGAACCAGGTGTCGAGGACGTCCGGGTCCTGGGTCCAGCCCTCGCCCGAGGGCGGCTCCTCGTCCGGTCCGACGCAGACGACCTCGTCGTTCGGGCCGTACCAGACCGGGATGCGGTGGCCCCACCACAGCTGACGCGAGATGCACCAGTCGTGCAGGTTGTCGACCCAATCGAAGTAGCGCTTCTCCATCTCCGGCGGGTGGACGTTCACCCGGCCGTCGCGCACCGCGTCGCCGGCGGCCTTCGCGAGCGGGCCGACCTTGACGAACCACTGCAGCGAAAGCCGCGGCTCGATCGGCTCCTTCGAGCGCTCGGAGTGCCCGACGCTGTGCAGGTACGGACGCTTCTCAGCGACGATGCGGCCCTGCTCGCGCAGCTTCTCCCGCACCGCGACGCGGGCCTCGAAGCGGTCCATGCCGTCGAACTCGGTGCCGGTGCCGTCGATGCGGCCCTGCTCGTCCATGATCGTGATCATCGGCAGGTCGTGCCGCTGGCCGATCTCGAAGTCGTTCGGGTCGTGCGCGGGGGTCACCTTGACCGCGCCGGTGCCGAACTCCGGGTCGACGTGCTTGTCCGCGACGATCGGGATCTTGCGCCCGGTCAGCGGCAGCTCGACCTCGGTGCCGATGAGGTGGGTGTAACGCTCGTCGTCCGGGTGGACCGCGACGGCGGTGTCGCCGAGCATCGTCTCCATCCGGGTGGTGGCCACGACGATCGCGTTCTCGCCGTCGCCGTAGCGCATCGAGACGAGCTCGCCCTCGACCTCTTCGTGCTTCACCTCGGCGTCGGACAGCACCGACCGCAGCTCCGGCGACCAGTTGACCAGGCGCTCGGCGCGGTAGATGAGGCCGTCGTCGAAGAGCTTCTTGAAGATCGTGTTGACGGCCTTGGACAGGCCGTCGTCCATGGTGAACCGCTCACGGGTCCAGTCGACGCCCTCGCCGAGGCGCTTCATCTGGGCGAGGATCTTGCCGCCGTGCTCGTTCTTCCACTGCCAGACGCGCTCCACGAAGGCCTCGCGGCCGAGCTCGCGGCGGCTGGTGCCTTCGGCGCGGAGCTGCTTCTCGACCAGCGCGTGGACCGCGATGCTCGCGTGGTCCATCCCCGGCAGGTACAGCGTCTCGTCGCCGAGCATGCGGTGGTAGCGGGTGATGGCGTCGATCAGGGTGTGCTCGAACGCGTGCCCGATGTGCAGCGAACCGGTCACGTTCGGGGGCGGGATGACTACCGTGAACGGCGGCTTGTCCGACGTGGGGTCGGCCGTGAAGTAGCCGGCGTCTACCCAACGCTGGTAGAGCGAGGCTTCTTCGTCGGCCGGGTTCCAGGTACCCGGAAGGTCGGTCTGCTGCGGCTGGGCGTTCTCGGTCACAGTTGACAAGTCTACGAACCCCCTCTAGCGACTTCCTCACCGGCCGTAACGCCCGCCGTTCCCAGCCGATGAGGGGATGTCGTGACGCACTGGGGAGGGGCGGGTTCGTGGAGGACGCGCGGTTGGAGACGCATCCGGATCTGATGGATCCGGAATGGCGCGAACGAGCCGAACGCGAGGCTCGGCACGGCGCGAAGAAGGATCTGAAACGGCGGCGGAAGCAGCGGCCGCGCCGCCGGTTCCGGATGACCCGCAGGGTCGTCGTCGGCCTGTTCGTGATCGGGACCGTGGCATTGCTCGGGGCCGCGGCGGTCGTCATGCACCAGATGCGGGGCAGCTCGGGTCCGGGGCCGCAGCCTCCGAAGGCGGCCCCGGTGCTCACCGGCGTCGACCTCGACCGGCCTTTCGACTGCACTCCCGCCGCGAACTGGCGCGAAGGGACGGCCGGGATCACCGTGCCGCCGGGGCAGGCCGTCGGCGGCTTCAGCGCGCAGGAGGTCGACGCCGCGTACCGGAAGGTGACGGAGGCCATCGCGGCCGCGCGGCTCGGGTCCCGGGCGCTGCGGGACCACGACGGTTCGGAGCTGCTCGCGCTGCTGGCCCCGAACGAGCGCACCCGGCTCGAACCGAAGCTCACGAGCGCAGCGACCATCGACAGGAGCCAGTACCTGATCCTCATCGGAACGAACCGGCTGCTTCCGGTAAGTCCGCGCATGACCGGGTCTCTCACCACCAAGGCCGGGGAGAACGGCGAACTGACCATTCACGCGAGCTACACGACCGCGTACGCCTTCGAAGCACGTCCTGGCGAGGCCAGGTCCCCGGAAGACATCGTCCCGTTCCTCCGCGAAGAACAGGACTACGTGATCCGCAAGGCACCGCCGTTCGCGAAGGCCGACGCCGGGCTCTCCTTCGGGGAAGGCAGGGGCTACCGCTCCCGCATGGCCTGCGACGCGATCAAGACCGGCATCCTCGCGCCCCAGTACGCTGACAAGGACAGCACCGTCGCCGGCACACCTCCCGTCGACGAGACCAGCACCTACGACCCGACGAAACCCCTCCCGTCGAGGGACACCTGCCGGTAGTCGGCCGAAATCCTGGGGAAGAGGACCGAGATGGACGAAGAGGACCGGCGGATCGAGACCCATCCGGATCTGATGAATCCGGACTGGCAGAAACACGCCGAACGCGACGCCTGGCTGGGTGCGAAGAAGGAACTCAAGAAGAAGCGTCGTAAGCAGCAGAAGGCCGCCGCGGCCTCCGGGGGCGGCTACTCCGCGCCAGGGACGAGCCGGTGGCCGGGCATCGCGGCGCTCGTCGGCTTGATCGTGCTGGTCGTGGCCGCGGTGACGGTGAACGCGGTGCAGGAACGCGGCGTCAACGAGACACCTTGGTTCCCGCTCGACGAGGCGCAGATCAGCCGGATCGTCACCAACGCCTGACCCCTCGGTCGCGCGCGAAGACGGCAAGGCGCACGATGGGGTCATGACCCGCGAAGCACCCGCGAACGACGTTGACGAGACACAGCTCGAGGTCGGGAAACCGAAGAGCTGGGCGGCCGGGATCCCCGGTGTCGCCGTCTCCCTGATGCGCGGCATGGAGCAGATGGGCGCCGCACGCACCGTGAAGACGCTGCGCCTGCTGAACCAGCGCGACGGTTTCGACTGTCCC carries:
- a CDS encoding valine--tRNA ligase; protein product: MTENAQPQQTDLPGTWNPADEEASLYQRWVDAGYFTADPTSDKPPFTVVIPPPNVTGSLHIGHAFEHTLIDAITRYHRMLGDETLYLPGMDHASIAVHALVEKQLRAEGTSRRELGREAFVERVWQWKNEHGGKILAQMKRLGEGVDWTRERFTMDDGLSKAVNTIFKKLFDDGLIYRAERLVNWSPELRSVLSDAEVKHEEVEGELVSMRYGDGENAIVVATTRMETMLGDTAVAVHPDDERYTHLIGTEVELPLTGRKIPIVADKHVDPEFGTGAVKVTPAHDPNDFEIGQRHDLPMITIMDEQGRIDGTGTEFDGMDRFEARVAVREKLREQGRIVAEKRPYLHSVGHSERSKEPIEPRLSLQWFVKVGPLAKAAGDAVRDGRVNVHPPEMEKRYFDWVDNLHDWCISRQLWWGHRIPVWYGPNDEVVCVGPDEEPPSGEGWTQDPDVLDTWFSSGLWPFSTLGWPEKTPDLNKFYPTSVLVTGYDILFFWVVRMMMFGLYATGEAPFKTIALHGMVRDQFGKKMSKTAGNGVDPIEWMDKYGTDALRFTLTRGANPGTDVPIGEEWVAGSRNFTTKLWNATKFAMMNGADANAPLPPAAELTEADRWILGRLGNVVEEVTGYLADYQFAKATDTLYQFTWTELCDWYLELSKVQVFQGDEARVTATRAVLGHVFDTVLKLLHPFIPFITEKLWTALTGRESLVIAPWPVADASYADAVADKRIADVQKLVTEVRRFRADQGLKPSQKVAARLSGDGFAELTGHDEPIRSLVRLTQPEEGFAPSASLEVGLSAGVVTVELDLSGTIDVAAERKRLQKDLGAAEKELAQAEAKLGNQAFIDKAPEPVIGKIRARKETAVADIERINARLAALPAS